One genomic window of Gallaecimonas sp. GXIMD4217 includes the following:
- a CDS encoding SidA/IucD/PvdA family monooxygenase, translated as MTASLDLAGIGVGPFNLSIAALLASKHTGLEARFFDAKAGFDWHPGMLLPGVRLQTSYLKDLVTGVAPTSPYSFLNYLVSQKRFYQFLSAELPAISRFEYGQYLAWAASRLDSLHFDSAVAAVDFSGASFELHFKDGRAPVLANNLCLGSGKPPQVPDCARAHLGDDCFHAINIARRDFSAEGRKVLVVGGGQSGAEVVQALLDSHWGRPASVCWLSRRANFEPLDEAPFTNEYFTPQYLDAFFDLPGATKRRIVDEQKLASDGISPDTLKALYQRLYEGHVRGDLPRVELMPGRTLTTLSRDGGFQVGYRNKLDGRHGQRQADLVILATGFGQQLPAYLAPIRDRLALDDQGQLQLERDFRVRWQGPDSNRIFAVNAGRYSLGIAEPQMSLMCWRSATIINALAGRTLFDTDQALSLIHWREPQTALAMAV; from the coding sequence ATGACGGCTTCACTGGATCTCGCCGGGATCGGCGTTGGCCCCTTCAACCTCAGCATCGCCGCCCTGCTGGCCAGCAAGCACACCGGCCTCGAGGCCCGTTTCTTCGACGCCAAGGCCGGTTTCGACTGGCACCCGGGCATGCTGCTGCCCGGGGTGCGGCTGCAGACCTCCTACCTCAAGGATCTGGTCACCGGTGTAGCGCCCACCAGCCCCTACAGCTTCCTCAACTACCTGGTCAGCCAGAAGCGCTTCTACCAGTTCCTGTCCGCCGAGCTGCCGGCCATCAGCCGCTTCGAGTACGGCCAATACCTGGCCTGGGCGGCAAGCCGGCTGGACAGCCTGCACTTCGACAGCGCCGTGGCGGCGGTGGACTTCAGTGGTGCTAGCTTCGAGCTGCACTTCAAGGACGGCCGCGCGCCCGTGCTGGCCAACAACCTCTGCCTGGGTAGCGGCAAACCGCCCCAGGTGCCGGACTGCGCCAGGGCGCACCTGGGCGACGACTGTTTCCACGCCATCAATATCGCCAGGCGCGACTTCAGCGCCGAAGGCCGCAAGGTGCTGGTGGTGGGCGGCGGCCAGTCCGGCGCCGAAGTGGTGCAGGCCCTGCTCGACAGCCACTGGGGCCGGCCCGCCAGCGTCTGCTGGCTGTCCCGCCGCGCCAACTTCGAGCCCCTGGACGAGGCGCCCTTCACCAACGAGTACTTCACCCCCCAGTACCTGGACGCCTTCTTCGATCTGCCCGGCGCCACCAAGCGCCGCATCGTCGACGAACAGAAGCTGGCCTCGGACGGCATCTCCCCGGACACCCTCAAGGCCCTCTACCAACGGCTCTACGAGGGCCATGTGCGCGGCGATCTGCCCAGGGTGGAGCTGATGCCGGGCCGCACCCTGACGACCTTGAGCCGGGACGGTGGCTTCCAAGTCGGTTACCGCAACAAGCTGGACGGCCGGCACGGCCAGCGCCAGGCCGATCTGGTGATCCTGGCCACCGGCTTCGGCCAGCAGCTGCCGGCCTACCTGGCGCCCATCAGGGACAGGCTGGCCCTGGACGACCAGGGCCAGCTGCAACTGGAGCGGGATTTCCGGGTACGCTGGCAGGGCCCGGACAGCAACCGCATCTTTGCCGTCAATGCCGGCCGCTACAGCCTCGGCATCGCCGAACCCCAGATGAGCCTGATGTGCTGGCGCTCTGCCACCATCATCAATGCCCTGGCCGGCCGCACCCTGTTCGACACCGACCAGGCCCTGAGCCTGATCCACTGGCGGGAGCCGCAGACCGCCTTGGCCATGGCCGTCTGA
- a CDS encoding IucA/IucC family protein: MKPEYIEASRQMLARAIAEAAFEQSLAPRHLGDGRYRLELGEARYDFRARAGAWQWLWIEEDSLVRNGEPGWSVPEFLCDAREALGLSDIVLGNLIDEVQRSLQGALLQRRRLAGYPARELAGLSGPRLQGLLDGHPKFIANRGRLGWGLDELERYAPEAGRPFRLRWLAVAPELCNQGKSPDLDWPALWAQSLGRQALDTLLGTLAGQGKGHYLLLPVHPWQWQHCLIFAYGDWLADGRLLDLGEHGARYRPQLSIRTLSHDRDPGACDLKLALTILNTSCYRGIPGKHIGCGAALSDWLASLAGMDPELHGLIVQRELAGLHCPQPDQARLPGTPYRYNEMLGTVWRESLEAELGEGEQSRLLAAFMQRDLDGNSLIAEHIRRSGLTAEAWLERLFEVATVPLYHLMCRYGVGLVAHGQNLAVILKDHVPVRAAIKDFHGDLRLWSGALGPDDAAVSPCAASLAGLPDSVLPQLTQLPAAYLVHDLITGHMVTTLRFISPLLERELGFTEADFYALLARVLRRYQARQPALAERFKAFDLFTPTLARICLNKVRYRIGYDDSAERPLPALGTPLPNPLVNGDMQ, translated from the coding sequence GTGAAGCCGGAATATATAGAGGCCAGCCGGCAGATGCTGGCCAGGGCCATCGCCGAGGCCGCCTTCGAACAGAGCCTGGCGCCCAGGCACCTGGGCGACGGCCGCTACCGCCTCGAACTGGGCGAGGCACGCTACGACTTCCGGGCCAGGGCCGGCGCCTGGCAATGGCTGTGGATAGAGGAAGACAGCCTGGTGCGAAACGGCGAACCAGGCTGGTCGGTGCCCGAGTTCCTCTGCGACGCCAGGGAAGCCCTGGGCCTCAGCGACATCGTGCTTGGCAACCTCATCGACGAGGTGCAGCGCAGCCTCCAGGGCGCCCTGTTGCAGCGGCGGCGACTGGCCGGCTACCCGGCCCGGGAGCTGGCCGGCCTGAGCGGCCCCCGGCTGCAGGGGCTGCTGGACGGCCACCCCAAGTTCATCGCCAACCGTGGCCGCCTGGGCTGGGGCCTGGACGAGCTTGAGCGCTACGCGCCCGAGGCCGGCCGCCCCTTCCGGCTGCGCTGGCTGGCGGTGGCCCCGGAGCTGTGCAACCAGGGCAAGAGCCCGGACCTGGATTGGCCGGCGCTCTGGGCCCAGAGCCTGGGCCGCCAGGCCCTGGACACATTGCTCGGCACCCTGGCCGGCCAGGGCAAGGGCCATTACCTGCTACTGCCCGTGCACCCCTGGCAATGGCAGCACTGCCTGATCTTCGCCTATGGCGACTGGCTGGCCGACGGCCGCCTGCTGGATCTGGGCGAGCACGGCGCCCGCTACCGGCCCCAGCTGTCCATCCGCACCCTGAGCCATGATCGGGATCCGGGGGCCTGCGATCTCAAGCTGGCCCTGACCATACTCAACACCAGCTGCTACCGGGGCATCCCCGGCAAGCACATCGGCTGCGGCGCCGCACTCTCCGACTGGCTGGCGTCCCTGGCGGGCATGGATCCCGAGCTGCACGGGCTGATCGTGCAGCGGGAGCTGGCCGGCCTGCATTGTCCCCAGCCGGATCAGGCCCGCCTTCCCGGCACCCCGTACCGCTACAACGAGATGCTGGGCACGGTCTGGCGGGAAAGCCTGGAGGCCGAGCTGGGCGAGGGCGAACAGAGTCGGCTGCTGGCCGCCTTCATGCAGCGGGATCTCGACGGCAACAGCCTGATCGCCGAGCATATCCGCCGCTCCGGGCTGACCGCCGAGGCCTGGCTGGAGCGCCTGTTCGAGGTGGCGACGGTGCCCCTGTACCACCTGATGTGCCGCTACGGCGTCGGCCTGGTGGCCCATGGCCAAAACCTGGCGGTGATCCTCAAGGATCACGTGCCGGTGCGGGCCGCCATCAAGGACTTCCACGGCGATCTGCGGCTCTGGTCCGGCGCCCTGGGCCCGGACGACGCCGCCGTTTCGCCCTGCGCCGCCAGCCTGGCCGGCCTGCCGGACAGCGTCCTGCCCCAGCTGACCCAGCTGCCGGCGGCCTACCTGGTGCATGACCTCATCACCGGCCACATGGTCACCACCCTGCGCTTCATCTCGCCGCTGCTGGAGCGGGAGCTGGGCTTCACCGAAGCCGACTTCTACGCCCTGCTGGCCAGGGTGCTGCGCCGCTACCAGGCCCGGCAGCCGGCGCTGGCCGAACGCTTCAAAGCCTTCGACCTCTTTACGCCGACCCTGGCGCGCATCTGCCTGAACAAGGTCCGCTACCGCATCGGCTATGACGACAGCGCCGAGCGTCCCCTGCCGGCACTCGGCACGCCCCTACCCAACCCGTTAGTCAATGGAGACATGCAATGA